One segment of Carya illinoinensis cultivar Pawnee chromosome 1, C.illinoinensisPawnee_v1, whole genome shotgun sequence DNA contains the following:
- the LOC122292378 gene encoding arogenate dehydrogenase 1, chloroplastic-like, whose amino-acid sequence MSVSSEHSDVASRTLKIGMVGFGPFGQFLGKTMIRQGHLLRVTSRTDYSELCAHMGISFFRDIGAFFEAENDVVLICTSILSLTEVVRSMPLDRLKRPTLFADVLSVKEHPRNVLLRVLPEESDVLCTHPMFGPQSGKDGWKGLTFMYDRVRIRDEGICSSFLHIFQSEGCRMLEMSCEEHDKVAARSQFITHTIGRILSEMEIQSTAINTKGFETLIQLKESTVRDSFDLFSGLFVHNRFAQKELQNLELALNKVKQKLVEKMGEEEQD is encoded by the exons ATGTCCGTTTCATCTGAGCACTCTGATGTGGCATCAAGAACTCTGAAAATAGGCATGGTAGGCTTCGGACCGTTCGGGCAGTTTCTGGGAAAGACCATGATCAGACAAGGCCACCTTCTACGGGTAACTTCTCGGACTGATTACTCTGAGCTTTGTGCCCATATGGGTATCTCCTTCTTCAG GGACATAGGTGCGTTTTTTGAAGCAGAAAACGACGTAGTCCTGATTTGCACCTCGATCCTCTCTCTAACAGAGGTTGTCCGGTCCATGCCACTGGATCGTCTGAAACGGCCAACACTTTTCGCCGATGTACTCTCGGTCAAAGAGCACCCAAGAAACGTTCTATTGCGA GTACTGCCAGAGGAGTCGGACGTGCTTTGCACTCACCCAATGTTTGGTCCGCAGAGCGGGAAAGATGGTTGGAAAGGCCTAACCTTCATGTACGACAGAGTTCGAATCAGAGATGAAGGTATCTGCTCAAgctttcttcatatttttcaaagCGAG GGTTGCAGAATGCTGGAGATGTCTTGCGAAGAACATGATAAAGTGGCCGCTAGGAGCCAGTTTATAACTCACACCATTGGCAG GATACTGTCAGAAATGGAGATCCAGTCCACAGCAATAAACACAAAGGGCTTCGAGACACTTATTCAACTG AAAGAAAGCACCGTAAGAGATAGTTTTGATCTGTTTAGCGGGTTGTTCGTACATAATCGGTTTGCCCAAAAAGAG CTTCAAAACCTTGAACTCGCTCTCAATAAAGTCAAACAGAAGCTGGTTGAGAAGATGGGGGAGGAGGAACAGGATTGA
- the LOC122292371 gene encoding protein RETICULATA-RELATED 5, chloroplastic-like: MKPHTYRGLGTPPPSPLHKSSSLRPSCAPPLKPLRHRVFRQYPTEKRRHLILSVTDPQYSCTAPARRHVLLAPLLTACGWVLRSALARAEDKPQDSSTPEKSPVSPTAVEKKDDIIVSRIYDATMIGEPTAVGKDKSKVWEKLMNARIVYLGEAEHVPIRDDKDLELEIVRHLTKRCTESDRPISLALEAFPCDMQEQLNQYMDKRIDGETLKSYTSHWPPQSWQEYQPLLSYCRDNGIRLVACGTPLKVLRIVQAEGIRRLSKADRRLYTPPAGSGFVSGFTSVSRRPPIDMNSPSLSVPFGPSSYLSAQARVVEEYTMAQIILRNIVDGGATGMLVVITGASHIMFGSRGTGVPARVSKKMQKKNQVVVLLDPERQQIRREGEVPVADFLWYSAARPCSRNCFDRAEIARVMNAAGRRRDALPQDLQKGLDLGLVSPEVLQNFFDMEKYPLISELTHRFQGFRERLLADPKFLHRLAIEEAISITTTLLAQYERRKENFFEELDYVITDTVRGSVVDFFTVWLPAPTLSFLSYADEMKVPDSMDTLQGLLGYIPDNAFQKNIVGKDWNLSHRVVSVLFGGLKLASVGFISSIGAVAASNVLFVIRRFLNPALIANQDNKRSPILKTAVVYGCFLGTSANLRYQIIAGIVEHRISEQFSSHILLVNMLSFVARTVNSYWGTQQWVDLARFTGLQARKSGAPSFVIPDSPNHAALGCGNTEDTAAVDEIENQ, translated from the exons ATGAAGCCCCACACATACAGAGGCTTGGGCACTCCTCCTCCATCGCCACTACATAAAAGCTCTAGTCTACGCCCCTCATGTGCTCCGCCTCTCAAACCTCTTCGCCACCGAGTTTTCCGCCAATATCCAACCGAGAAACGCCGCCACTTAATACTCTCAGTTACAGACCCCCAATATTCGTGTACCGCACCCGCACGGCGCCACGTCTTACTCGCTCCCCTTCTAACCGCCTGCGGTTGGGTTCTGCGGTCGGCGCTCGCGCGTGCGGAAGACAAGCCTCAGGACTCCTCCACACCGGAGAAATCACCCGTGTCTCCGACGGCTGTGGAGAAGAAGGACGATATCATTGTTTCGAGGATTTACGACGCGACGATGATCGGAGAACCTACAGCCGTGGGGAAGGATAAGAGTAAGGTGTGGGAGAAGTTGATGAATGCGAGGATTGTGTATTTGGGAGAAGCCGAGCACGTCCCGATCCGAGACGACAAGGACTTGGAGCTCGAGATTGTTAGGCATTTGACAAAACGGTGCACAGAGTCTGATAGGCCCATATCTTTAGCTCTGGAGGCATTTCCCTGTGATATGCAGGAGCAGCTTAATCAGTATATGGATAAAAG GATAGATGGAGAAACATTGAAGTCTTATACATCACACTGGCCACCTCAAAGCTGGCAGGAGTATCAGCCTCTTCTAAGCTACTGTCGTGATAATGGAATTCGCCTCGTTGCTTGCGGTACTCCGCTCAAG GTTTTAAGAATTGTCCAAGCGGAAGGAATTCGCAGGCTTTCAAAGGCTGATCGTAGATTATATACTCCTCCAGCTGGCTCGGGCTTTGTTTCGGGCTTCACTTCTGTCTCACGCAGACCACCAATTGATATGAATTCACCAAGTCTATCTGTCCCTTTTGGGCCAAGTTCGTACCTATCTGCACAAGCAAGAGTAGTTGAGGAATATACAATGGCCCAGATAATTTTACGGAACATAGTGGATGGAGGAGCCACTGGGATGCTAGTGGTCATAACAGGTGCAAGCCacattatgtttggatcaaggGGAACGGGGGTGCCggcaagagtttcaaaaaagatgcaaaagaaAAACCAAGTGGTTGTATTACTTGATCCTGAAAGGCAACAAATAAGGAGAGAGGGGGAGGTTCCTGTTGCTGATTTCTTGTGGTATTCTGCTGCTAGACCCTGCAGTAGAAATTGTTTTGATCGTGCTGAGATTGCTCGAGTAATGAATGCAGCTGGCAGGAGGCGAGATGCCCTTCCTCAG GACCTTCAAAAGGGACTTGATCTTGGTTTAGTATCACCAGAGGTACTACAGAACTTCTTTGATATGGAGAAATATCCCCTGATTTCAGAACTTACTCACCGTTTCCAG GGTTTCAGGGAAAGATTATTGGCAGATCCCAAGTTCTTGCATAGATTAGCTATAGAGGAAGCTATATCTATAACAACTACTCTCCTAGCACAGTATGAGAGGCGCAAAGAAAATTTCTTTGAAGAGCTGGACTATGTCATCACGGATACTGTCAGAGGATCGGTTGTCGATTTCTTTACAGTTTGGCTTCCTGCTCCAACTCTGTCGTTCCTTTCATATGCTGATGAGATGAAGGTGCCTGACAGCATGGACACTTTGCAAGGTCTCCTTGGCTACATCCCTGATAATGCATTTCAAAAGAATATTGTCGGGAAGGACTGGAATCTCAGTCATAGAGTTGTATCAGTGCTTTTTGGTGGTTTGAAACTTGCTAGCGTTGGGTTTATTTCCAGTATTGGAGCTGTAGCTGCCTCAAATGTGTTATTTGTGATTCGGAGATTTCTTAATCCCGCTCTGATTGCTAATCAAGACAATAAAAGATCCCCAATACTCAAAACAGCTGTCGTATATGGATGCTTTCTTGGAACATCAGCAAATCTTCGTTATCAG ATTATTGCTGGAATAGTGGAGCATAGAATTTCTGAACAATTTTCTTCTCATATTTTACTTGTGAATATGCTATCATTTGTTGCTCGAACAGTCAACTCTTACTGGGGAACTCAG CAATGGGTTGATCTTGCACGGTTTACTGGACTGCAAGCTCGGAAGAGTGGAGCACCCTCTTTTGTAATACCAGATTCTCCTAATCATGCCGCATTGGGATGTGGTAACACAGAAGACACCGCCGCTGTTGATGAAATTGAGAATCAATAA
- the LOC122292386 gene encoding cation/H(+) antiporter 15-like, with product MKTEASIVIHEMTMVMANMTLVCHDPRSKTNKLIWYHGNPLKSPTALLLLQLSAISLVSQLIDVGLKPLGQSSIVSQIFSGMVFGPSLLGHKGLITSKLFPTRGAMLIETMATFGLMFFLFGVSVRMDLTGMLRPGKQAMIIGFSVFFFTTLTAGLSAFFFARYVAKETSLKESLFLIAESQTLTGFPVIACLLTELNMLNTNIGRLALSSAMFCDLLGISLTAVALAVMGNKGRGTLRPAMAILSSVALVVGIVFIIKPAIKWALNRAPKDKPISESFIRSIFLLVLVIGLLSETIGQHYVFGPLVLGLVVPDGPPLGVALISKMDALTSLVFYPTYLSISGLRTNIFEVGAQASWIVSFVVILSCTAKLAAVMAPAMYGDMPVREAFVLGLIMNAKGIVELNLYNLWKESKVLSDEEFALSVLSVIVVTAIVTPLIKYLYDPSWQYTAIKRSTIQHAKREADLRILVGIHNHDNVPAIVNLLEVSHASEGSKIAVIAIVLVELVGRATPVLVAHQPYGSLQTTKTSTNQIINALRQYEDQNEGFVTVQSFTSISPYVTMHNDIYRVGVDKRATIVIVPFHKQWAIDGSIGSVNRAIQVLNINILDSAPCSVGILVDRGILRGSMPFVNTGSPLYHVAVIYIGGADDAESLAYGDRMAQSESVELTVVRFLLFGAENTKARKLETDLIDEYRQANAGNERFVVVEEVVRDGLALSASIKEMVDCFDLILVGRNHQPSPLITALGEWCECPELGIIGDMLASPDLRCTSSVLVIQQQTMGTGKLMQHTIGTDRNQLIHDVPFDEPERGSWAITMDRSSIDRAAV from the exons ATGAAGACAGAAGCATCTATTGTGATCCATGAAATGACCATGGTAATGGCGAACATGACTCTGGTTTGCCACGATCCCCGCAGCAAAACAAACAAGCTTATTTGGTATCATGGAAACCCTTTGAAATCCCCTACAGCCCTTCTACTGCTGCAGCTCTCTGCGATTTCGCTTGTTTCTCAGCTAATCGATGTCGGTCTAAAGCCCCTCGGACAGTCAAGTATCGTATCTCAGATTTTT agtGGTATGGTATTTGGCCCATCGCTTCTAGGACATAAAGGGTTGATAACATCAAAATTATTCCCGACAAGAGGTGCCATGTTGATTGAAACCATGGCTACATTTGGGCTCATGTTCTTCCTGTTCGGAGTAAGTGTGAGGATGGATCTGACCGGTATGCTGCGACCAGGAAAACAAGCCATGATCATCGGattttcagttttcttcttcacaACGCTAACCGCCGGCTTGTCAGCCTTCTTCTTTGCAAGATATGTTGCCAAGGAAACCAGCCTTAAAGAATCGCTCTTCCTTATAGCCGAGTCACAGACATTAACAGGATTTCCCGTCATTGCTTGCCTCCTGACTGAGCTCAACATGCTAAACACTAACATTGGCCGTCTAGCCCTCTCTTCCGCAATGTTCTGCGATTTACTTGGTATTTCCTTGACAGCGGTTGCTTTAGCAGTAATGGGAAATAAGGGCAGAGGTACACTAAGACCGGCGATGGCAATTTTATCTTCTGTTGCGCTTGTGGTTGGTATTGTATTTATCATCAAGCCAGCAATAAAGTGGGCGCTAAACCGTGCACCAAAAGACAAACCCATTAGCGAGTCGTTTATAcgttccatttttcttttggttcttGTGATCGGATTATTGAGTGAGACCATCGGCCAGCATTATGTTTTCGGGCCATTAGTCCTAGGTTTGGTTGTGCCGGACGGACCACCACTGGGAGTAGCTTTGATCTCAAAAATGGACGCTCTTACTTCACTGGTGTTCTACCCCACCTATCTATCCATTAGTGGCCTGCGAACGAACATCTTCGAAGTTGGTGCCCAGGCTTCGTGGATTGTGTCATTTGTTGTTATCCTTTCTTGCACTGCCAAGCTTGCTGCAGTTATGGCTCCTGCCATGTATGGTGATATGCCTGTACGAGAAGCTTTCGTGCTCGGGCTTATCATGAACGCAAAAGGCATCGTGGAGCTTAACCTTTACAACCTTTGGAAGGAAAGcaag GTTCTGTCAGATGAAGAATTTGCTTTGTCAGTGCTGTCAGTGATAGTGGTAACTGCAATCGTAACGCCACTGATAAAGTATCTCTACGATCCTTCCTGGCAATATACTGCAATCAAGAGAAGTACCATCCAACATGCCAAGCGTGAGGCGGACCTCCGAATCTTAGTCGGCATCCACAATCACGATAATGTTCCTGCAATCGTAAATCTCCTTGAAGTATCACATGCTTCCGAAGGGAGCAAAATTGCAGTCATAGCAATTGTTCTCGTTGAGCTTGTGGGGAGAGCCACTCCGGTTCTCGTGGCCCACCAGCCCTATGGTTCGCTGCAAACAACCAAAACTTCAACCAACCAAATCATAAACGCTTTAAGACAGTACGAGGACCAAAATGAAGGCTTTGTCACTGTTCAGTCTTTCACCTCCATCTCACCTTATGTAACAATGCACAACGACATTTACCGGGTAGGAGTTGATAAGAGAGCAACCATTGTGATTGTGCCTTTTCATAAGCAATGGGCCATAGATGGCTCCATTGGCTCAGTTAACCGAGCCATCCAGGTCTTGAACATCAATATCCTCGACAGCGCACCATGCTCTGTTGGAATCCTCGTCGACCGGGGCATCCTAAGGGGTTCGATGCCATTTGTAAATACAGGTAGTCCATTATACCATGTGGCTGTAATCTACATTGGCGGTGCGGATGACGCGGAGTCACTAGCCTATGGTGATCGCATGGCCCAAAGTGAAAGCGTTGAACTAACAGTCGTCCGGTTCCTTCTCTTTGGAGCCGAAAACACTAAAGCAAGAAAGCTCGAAACTGACTTGATCGATGAATACCGTCAAGCTAATGCGGGGAACGAACGATTTGTGGTTGTAGAAGAAGTGGTGAGAGATGGGTTAGCCCTTTCTGCATCAATAAAAGAGATGGTAGATTGCTTTGATTTAATACTAGTGGGGAGGAACCATCAACCGTCCCCTCTTATCACAGCACTTGGTGAGTGGTGTGAGTGCCCCGAGCTTGGAATCATCGGCGATATGCTTGCTTCGCCGGATCTTAGGTGCACATCATCAGTCTTGGTGATACAACAACAAACAATGGGGACTGGGAAGTTGATGCAACATACTATCGGTACTGATAGAAACCAACTCATTCATGACGTTCCATTTGATGAACCAGAAAGAGGGTCATGGGCTATTACCATGGATAGATCCTCGATCGATCGAGCTGCCGTTTAA